In a genomic window of Thermoprotei archaeon:
- a CDS encoding alanyl-tRNA editing protein codes for MDLGTFASGVSPTKKLYLDNSYMRSCEAAILKYMVEKNYVYIALDQTIFHPQGGGQPSDVGIIRGEKFEVHVKRAMEAKGVVVHWGWIEGNIKSQEKIICEIDWLQRYYNMKLHTAGHVIDYAVMKTLGNPVTTISANHGPHAYIEYLGDPPNRVQLKNIEEEANKIVRLGKTVKVLYVKREELSRITFNAPNLLRIPQLEIYRIIMIEGVNAMPCGGTHVNNTKEIEEITIKNVEDLGTSYKLHYDVR; via the coding sequence ATGGATTTAGGCACATTCGCATCAGGTGTATCTCCAACAAAAAAGCTGTATCTAGACAATTCTTATATGAGATCGTGTGAGGCAGCAATATTAAAGTATATGGTTGAGAAAAATTATGTTTACATTGCATTGGACCAGACTATTTTTCATCCACAAGGTGGTGGTCAACCATCTGATGTAGGGATAATAAGGGGCGAGAAATTCGAAGTGCATGTTAAAAGGGCAATGGAGGCAAAAGGTGTTGTGGTTCATTGGGGATGGATTGAAGGCAATATTAAATCCCAAGAAAAAATTATTTGTGAGATTGATTGGTTACAGAGGTACTATAATATGAAATTGCATACTGCTGGCCATGTAATAGATTATGCTGTTATGAAGACTTTAGGTAATCCAGTTACGACGATCTCGGCAAATCATGGTCCACATGCTTATATAGAATATCTTGGTGATCCTCCTAATCGAGTGCAATTAAAGAACATAGAAGAGGAGGCAAACAAAATAGTAAGATTAGGAAAAACAGTAAAAGTTTTATACGTAAAAAGAGAGGAATTATCAAGAATCACTTTCAATGCACCAAATTTATTAAGAATACCGCAATTGGAAATTTACAGAATAATAATGATTGAAGGCGTGAACGCTATGCCATGTGGAGGAACGCATGTAAACAATACAAAAGAAATAGAAGAAATCACCATAAAAAATGTTGAAGATTTAGGAACTTCATATAAACTACATTATGATGTGAGATAA
- a CDS encoding aminopeptidase yields the protein MPQGLDIELSLSAYKLVNDIMKIKPGEEVVITADTGSDWRVVETVAQMVGTIGAKPLVAWYKMPTGVGKAADQYIPLNLLKSLLPNADVWIEFNKSWLLYSTPYEEAMKSNKIRYICLVGMNTDMMVRNIGNINITLLYEFQRKLASITKHSKHMKITTPAGTNIEFDNDPNRPVLVEGEVSGPGEYMLFGQVDWAPIEDSINGVIVFDGSVWPPEQLGLLKTPIRLYIKDGKITNIEGGPEAKIFETWLKHFNDPNMLRLAHISYGCNPGAKLTGNILEDERVWGVIEWGIGYQSPTFKGKLGKASSHTDGICLLPTVLGDGEKIIENGEYVHPELFKLGNNLIYK from the coding sequence ATGCCTCAGGGTCTTGACATAGAACTCTCTTTATCAGCATATAAGCTAGTTAATGATATCATGAAAATTAAACCTGGAGAGGAGGTAGTTATAACAGCAGACACTGGTAGTGATTGGAGAGTTGTTGAGACGGTGGCTCAGATGGTTGGCACAATTGGTGCAAAACCTCTCGTAGCCTGGTATAAAATGCCTACAGGCGTAGGAAAAGCTGCAGATCAATACATACCACTTAACCTCCTAAAATCATTGCTTCCAAACGCTGATGTATGGATAGAGTTTAATAAAAGTTGGTTACTTTATTCAACACCTTATGAAGAAGCTATGAAATCTAACAAAATTAGATACATTTGTTTAGTAGGAATGAACACTGATATGATGGTAAGGAACATAGGAAATATTAACATTACATTGCTTTACGAATTCCAGAGAAAGTTAGCAAGCATAACTAAACATTCAAAACACATGAAGATAACAACACCAGCGGGAACTAATATTGAATTTGATAACGATCCGAACAGACCAGTCCTGGTTGAGGGCGAAGTCTCCGGCCCTGGTGAATATATGCTTTTTGGTCAAGTTGATTGGGCCCCAATTGAAGATAGTATTAATGGTGTTATAGTATTTGATGGGTCAGTATGGCCCCCTGAACAACTTGGACTTCTTAAAACTCCAATCAGACTATATATAAAAGATGGTAAAATAACTAATATTGAAGGAGGTCCAGAAGCCAAAATATTCGAAACATGGTTAAAACACTTTAACGACCCAAACATGCTTAGACTAGCTCACATATCTTATGGATGCAATCCAGGTGCAAAACTAACTGGGAATATACTAGAAGATGAAAGAGTTTGGGGTGTAATAGAATGGGGAATAGGTTATCAATCGCCAACATTTAAAGGAAAACTTGGAAAAGCTTCTTCCCATACAGATGGAATATGTTTACTTCCCACCGTATTAGGTGATGGCGAGAAAATAATAGAAAACGGAGAATATGTACATCCAGAATTGTTTAAATTAGGTAATAATCTGATATATAAATAA
- a CDS encoding aspartate/glutamate racemase family protein: MRILVINPVGTDRWDEKDKNICKDFTSPDTQIDVVSLPEGPLSVETPENEAQIIPLVIKTAIEYYKKYDAIVVNCYLDPAVDLLKGIIRIPVVGPCEASLALASMIGKKIGIVTVSNKAIWMIEDRVEELAFKDKVIHISGIPLGVLSLDEDIKRTKALVIEETKNAIKNGAEVIVLGCTGLTGLAKEIQNIVGIPVIDPTGAAIKVAEGLVKLNLYNSRYGR; the protein is encoded by the coding sequence ATGAGAATTCTAGTAATAAATCCTGTAGGTACTGATAGATGGGATGAAAAAGATAAAAATATATGTAAAGATTTTACATCACCTGATACGCAAATTGATGTAGTTTCATTACCAGAAGGGCCTCTAAGTGTTGAAACACCGGAAAATGAGGCTCAGATAATACCTTTAGTAATTAAAACTGCAATAGAATATTATAAAAAATATGATGCAATTGTGGTTAATTGTTATCTTGATCCAGCTGTTGATCTTTTAAAAGGTATTATAAGAATTCCAGTGGTGGGACCATGCGAGGCCTCACTTGCGTTAGCTTCTATGATTGGGAAGAAGATAGGAATCGTTACTGTAAGCAATAAAGCTATTTGGATGATAGAGGATAGAGTGGAAGAGTTAGCTTTTAAGGATAAAGTTATACACATAAGTGGTATACCACTTGGTGTTCTCAGTCTTGATGAGGATATAAAACGAACAAAAGCATTAGTAATTGAAGAAACTAAAAATGCCATTAAAAATGGAGCTGAAGTAATAGTATTAGGTTGTACTGGACTTACAGGGTTAGCTAAAGAAATTCAAAATATCGTTGGCATCCCAGTAATAGACCCTACAGGTGCAGCAATCAAAGTAGCTGAAGGCTTAGTCAAATTAAACCTTTACAATTCACGATATGGTAGGTGA
- a CDS encoding DUF917 domain-containing protein, which yields MIEIKTLDQVESIVLGSTILGTGGGGDPKEGFRMLKNVINSGHVVKIVQLNELHKDTIIVVPYNVGSIAPGLESKKITRIVNPIKRAIEEMESFLNKKVGGVVASELGGSNTPAALSIAAELGLPAVDGDLLGRAAPELHQCTVHIFGIPMYPAVIVTKSGNIIIVKEYADIDDYEAIARHLSVLEGKFAAVVDTPMNLEQAKKAIVQGTITFAMKLGENILKARKEKRDPVLAAVKYLDGWKIFEGIVKKYTWESRGGFLRGEAIIEGKDKFKGRILRSWIMNEHILAWIDDKPIVMPPDLLMFLENDGNPITNSELREGMFINAITTRAPKVWRTSKGLELFGPRHFGFDYDYVPVEELIKEMR from the coding sequence ATGATAGAAATAAAGACATTAGATCAAGTTGAAAGCATAGTATTAGGTTCGACAATACTTGGTACAGGTGGTGGAGGAGATCCCAAAGAAGGTTTTAGAATGCTAAAAAACGTTATAAATTCTGGTCATGTTGTGAAAATAGTACAATTGAATGAATTACATAAAGATACGATAATTGTCGTTCCTTATAATGTAGGTTCTATAGCTCCTGGGCTCGAATCCAAAAAAATTACTAGAATTGTGAACCCTATTAAAAGGGCAATAGAGGAAATGGAGTCTTTTCTTAATAAAAAGGTTGGTGGCGTTGTGGCAAGTGAACTTGGCGGTTCTAATACCCCAGCCGCTTTGTCAATAGCGGCGGAACTTGGTTTACCAGCAGTTGACGGAGATCTTTTAGGTAGAGCGGCGCCAGAACTTCATCAGTGTACAGTTCATATATTTGGGATACCAATGTATCCAGCGGTTATAGTAACAAAGAGTGGGAATATTATAATAGTAAAAGAATATGCTGATATTGACGATTATGAGGCAATTGCTAGACATCTTTCTGTTTTGGAGGGAAAATTCGCAGCTGTTGTTGATACACCTATGAATTTAGAGCAAGCTAAAAAAGCCATTGTTCAAGGAACCATAACGTTTGCTATGAAATTAGGAGAAAACATTTTAAAAGCTAGAAAAGAAAAAAGAGATCCCGTACTAGCTGCAGTTAAATATCTCGATGGATGGAAAATTTTCGAAGGTATTGTTAAAAAGTACACATGGGAGAGCAGAGGTGGTTTTCTTAGAGGTGAAGCTATAATAGAAGGAAAAGATAAATTTAAAGGGCGCATTCTTAGATCTTGGATAATGAATGAGCACATACTAGCCTGGATTGATGATAAACCAATAGTAATGCCTCCTGATTTACTTATGTTTTTAGAGAATGATGGCAATCCAATTACTAATTCAGAATTGAGGGAAGGAATGTTCATAAATGCTATCACAACGCGCGCACCTAAAGTTTGGAGAACATCTAAAGGTTTAGAATTATTTGGGCCACGTCATTTTGGTTTTGATTATGATTATGTTCCGGTCGAAGAACTCATTAAGGAGATGAGATAA
- a CDS encoding ABC transporter ATP-binding protein encodes MVLLKIEKLTKYFPIRKGLFGHIVGYVKAVDGINISIKENTVLALVGESGSGKTTTARCILRLEKPTSGTILFEDKDVFKLRDKELKWYRKNVQAVFQNPFLSLNPRMTVESIIAEPLRIHTDFEKNEIKSIVYELLEKIGIPKELGRRSPYDLSGGQAQRVAIARALILKPKLLILDEPTSALDVSVQAQLLNLLIDLKEEMKLSYLLITHDLSVVRYISNYVAVMYLGKIVEYAGTEELFTNPLHPYTRALLSAVPDPQIKRTRKEILLGEVPSAINIPRGCRFHPRCPYVMDRCKKEEPDFINVNSEHLVSCWLY; translated from the coding sequence ATGGTCTTGCTCAAAATTGAGAAGTTAACAAAATATTTCCCGATCAGGAAAGGATTATTTGGTCACATAGTAGGATATGTAAAAGCTGTTGATGGTATTAATATATCAATCAAAGAAAATACTGTCCTAGCACTTGTAGGTGAGTCTGGCTCTGGTAAAACGACAACTGCAAGATGCATACTTAGGCTTGAAAAACCTACTTCTGGGACTATTTTATTCGAAGACAAAGATGTATTCAAATTGAGAGACAAAGAGCTAAAATGGTATCGAAAAAACGTTCAAGCAGTCTTCCAAAACCCATTCCTCTCTTTAAATCCACGTATGACAGTAGAATCAATAATAGCTGAACCATTAAGAATTCATACAGATTTTGAAAAGAATGAAATTAAAAGTATTGTTTATGAACTTTTAGAGAAAATTGGTATACCGAAAGAATTGGGAAGACGATCACCATATGATTTAAGTGGTGGACAAGCTCAGAGAGTCGCTATAGCGAGAGCACTCATATTAAAACCGAAACTTCTCATTCTAGATGAACCCACATCCGCTCTTGATGTTTCAGTGCAAGCACAATTATTAAATTTGTTAATTGACTTAAAGGAAGAAATGAAATTATCATACCTTCTAATAACACACGATCTATCTGTTGTAAGATACATCAGTAATTATGTAGCAGTAATGTATTTAGGTAAAATAGTAGAGTATGCTGGTACAGAAGAGCTTTTCACAAATCCTCTTCATCCGTATACTCGAGCACTTCTCTCAGCAGTACCTGACCCACAAATTAAGAGAACTAGGAAAGAAATACTATTAGGTGAGGTACCGAGTGCAATAAATATACCACGTGGATGTCGATTTCATCCCAGATGTCCTTATGTAATGGATAGATGTAAAAAAGAAGAACCAGATTTTATTAATGTTAACAGTGAGCATCTAGTGAGTTGCTGGCTCTACTAG
- a CDS encoding ABC transporter ATP-binding protein: MKINNVLLRVENLSINYYTMEGVIKALRNIDLEIKRGESVCIVGESGSGKSTLGLAIARALPSNAKIVSGKILYEGIDVLKITNDKLKDYVGKAVSMVFQDPVASLNPLFTIGEHISDVIKNVLNIHDKKQVLEMTEMMFKKVGLPDPQRIRKAYPHELSGGMLQRVSIAIALVTNPKILIADEPTTMLDVTLQAQILELLKELKKELELSMLFITHNLGVASEIADRIAIMYAGKILEDGPTEEILANPLHPYTIRLLESIPRVQVKINRLKSIPGTLPDLRNPPSGCPFVDRCDIAKSHCFIDMPKFIEINPGHKVACFNYLGDTNGLAQN; this comes from the coding sequence ATGAAAATTAATAATGTTCTATTGAGAGTTGAAAATCTTAGTATAAACTATTATACAATGGAGGGTGTTATAAAAGCATTACGCAACATCGATCTTGAGATTAAAAGGGGGGAATCAGTTTGCATTGTAGGAGAATCTGGGTCAGGGAAATCAACTCTAGGATTAGCTATAGCTAGAGCTTTACCATCAAATGCAAAAATCGTATCTGGAAAAATACTATACGAGGGAATTGATGTGTTAAAAATAACTAATGATAAGTTAAAAGATTATGTAGGTAAAGCTGTATCGATGGTATTTCAAGATCCTGTTGCATCATTAAATCCATTATTTACAATAGGAGAGCATATTTCTGATGTAATTAAAAACGTTTTAAATATTCATGATAAAAAGCAAGTACTAGAAATGACTGAAATGATGTTTAAAAAAGTTGGATTACCAGACCCTCAAAGGATTAGAAAAGCATATCCCCATGAGCTTTCCGGTGGTATGCTTCAAAGAGTATCAATAGCAATAGCATTAGTAACTAATCCCAAAATACTAATAGCTGATGAACCAACTACTATGTTAGACGTTACTTTACAAGCTCAAATATTAGAACTTTTAAAGGAGCTTAAGAAAGAACTAGAACTTTCAATGCTCTTCATAACTCATAATCTAGGAGTTGCATCTGAAATAGCTGACAGAATAGCAATCATGTATGCAGGTAAAATACTAGAAGATGGTCCTACAGAAGAAATACTTGCAAATCCTTTACACCCATACACTATTAGGTTACTAGAGTCTATACCTAGAGTGCAAGTTAAAATCAATAGACTTAAGAGTATTCCTGGAACTCTCCCAGACCTAAGAAACCCACCATCTGGCTGTCCATTTGTAGACAGATGTGACATTGCTAAATCACACTGTTTTATAGACATGCCAAAATTTATCGAAATTAATCCTGGTCATAAAGTAGCGTGTTTTAATTATTTAGGTGATACTAATGGTCTTGCTCAAAATTGA
- a CDS encoding ABC transporter permease, whose product MSELISILKLIKKDIVSLTGLVIVMVFIIIGAIAPYILTNPNDAWGLSYNVSKAYLPPSLEHPFGTDEYGRDMFNRVLLGTRFSLMIALGVVGLALLIGILVGLIAGYVGGKLGLLLMRVTDMFLAFPPLLLAIALAATLGRGLTNVVIALAISWWPWYARLIFIQVNSIKALPYVDGAKVVGLNTVEIMFKYILPNSLTAVMVQAALDLGSAVLEAAGLSFLGIGVNPPTPEWGLLVSQGWQSINRAWWISFFPGLALVIVVLGFNLLSDVVREVIDPRLRRSILVKGV is encoded by the coding sequence ATGTCCGAACTTATAAGTATACTTAAACTAATCAAAAAAGATATTGTTTCATTAACTGGATTAGTAATTGTTATGGTATTTATAATAATTGGAGCAATAGCACCATATATCTTAACAAATCCTAATGATGCTTGGGGTCTGTCTTATAATGTCAGTAAGGCATACCTTCCTCCATCACTCGAACATCCTTTTGGTACAGATGAATATGGAAGAGACATGTTCAACAGAGTATTATTAGGGACAAGATTTTCTCTCATGATAGCTCTAGGTGTTGTTGGATTAGCTCTCCTTATAGGAATATTGGTAGGTCTTATAGCAGGTTATGTTGGTGGAAAATTAGGCCTACTACTTATGAGGGTTACTGATATGTTCCTTGCATTTCCACCGCTTCTGTTAGCTATAGCATTAGCAGCAACGCTTGGAAGAGGTTTAACTAATGTTGTAATAGCATTGGCAATATCATGGTGGCCTTGGTATGCTAGACTCATATTTATTCAGGTTAATTCTATTAAAGCACTCCCTTACGTTGATGGAGCTAAAGTAGTAGGATTAAATACTGTTGAAATAATGTTTAAATATATACTTCCAAATTCACTTACTGCTGTCATGGTTCAAGCTGCTTTAGATCTGGGATCCGCAGTTCTCGAGGCAGCAGGTCTTAGTTTCTTAGGAATAGGGGTAAATCCTCCAACGCCTGAATGGGGATTATTAGTAAGTCAAGGATGGCAATCCATAAATAGAGCTTGGTGGATATCATTCTTCCCTGGACTGGCATTGGTAATAGTGGTCTTAGGATTTAACCTTTTATCAGATGTTGTAAGAGAAGTTATTGATCCTAGATTGAGGAGGTCAATACTAGTTAAAGGTGTATAA
- a CDS encoding ABC transporter permease: MPLSKEYLIKRVILQIAVVLGVIIITFIITRVIPARPEFLWAGPHPTPEQLQKAREFLHLDKNILVQLYLYLSDLFKGNWGISWRTRSPILDDLSHALPATLELIIIAFTFAIIIGVPIGILAAVKRGGITDNMIRVLTVLGASMPTFWLALIVQLVFASWLHWFPAAGRVTDLLVIQTGFHPITGFYLIDSLLEGKISIFLDTLWHMILPAVVLSLYPMSLSARMTRALMVEVLSEQYIRSATVWGIPSNIVVYKYALKNAISPVIASLGLSFGYTIVGAFLVELIFVWPGIGLYLAMSLLSFDYPAVIGVVIITAIFYTTINTTVDIAHAYIDPRVKL; encoded by the coding sequence ATGCCGTTAAGCAAAGAATATTTGATTAAGAGAGTAATCTTACAAATTGCTGTAGTTCTCGGTGTAATTATTATAACATTCATAATTACTAGAGTTATACCAGCCAGACCAGAATTTCTTTGGGCTGGTCCTCATCCAACACCAGAGCAGTTGCAAAAAGCTAGAGAATTTCTTCATCTCGATAAGAATATTTTAGTTCAGTTATACTTGTATCTCAGTGATTTATTTAAAGGAAATTGGGGTATTTCTTGGAGGACAAGATCACCTATTTTAGATGATCTGTCGCATGCACTTCCTGCTACACTTGAATTAATTATTATTGCTTTTACTTTTGCAATAATAATTGGTGTTCCTATTGGTATTTTAGCTGCAGTGAAGAGGGGAGGCATTACAGATAATATGATTAGAGTGCTTACTGTTTTAGGTGCCTCGATGCCAACTTTTTGGCTAGCTCTTATAGTCCAATTGGTTTTTGCTTCATGGCTTCATTGGTTTCCTGCAGCAGGAAGGGTTACTGATTTGTTAGTTATTCAAACTGGTTTTCATCCTATTACAGGTTTTTATCTCATAGATTCATTACTTGAAGGCAAGATTTCAATATTTTTAGATACGTTATGGCACATGATTTTACCTGCTGTAGTTCTTTCTTTGTATCCAATGAGTTTGAGTGCTAGAATGACCAGGGCATTAATGGTCGAGGTTCTCAGTGAACAGTATATTAGGAGTGCAACAGTTTGGGGAATTCCAAGTAATATAGTGGTATACAAGTATGCATTAAAGAATGCGATATCACCTGTTATAGCTTCTTTAGGTCTTTCATTTGGTTATACTATTGTTGGTGCTTTCCTTGTTGAACTTATTTTTGTTTGGCCGGGAATAGGACTTTACTTAGCTATGTCACTTTTAAGTTTTGATTATCCAGCGGTAATTGGTGTAGTGATCATAACAGCAATTTTCTATACAACGATTAACACAACTGTCGACATTGCTCACGCATATATAGATCCCAGGGTGAAACTGTAA
- a CDS encoding ABC transporter substrate-binding protein, with protein sequence MQRSVILVIVVVIVVIIVAGVYFTQFLVPSVTTTTTTPSLTTTTVSPTKTSVTYASLSEMTTADPSTDFSNSILWMAVVYEPLLIYDPLQNKFIPALAQSYEVSNNGTIWTFHLRKNAKFHDGVPVNAFAVKFSIERTIALGQGAAFIWSPVDKIETPDNYTVVFYLKYPAPFDKIVASAYGAWIFSPEVVKYANAKNSTDPKIADWFNAGHDVGSGAYKLVKWDPENEVILEKFNEWWGWNDPTYPLKSNKAPDIFIVKIVKDSVTQESLVVAGTIDIAEYVPLTDLGTLKNNPNLRVVTKSSFQNLLMFINTKKAPLDNVLVRKAIAHAIPYSDIVSVARSGLAAVASGPIPHGMWGHFDNLTYSFDLNLAKQLLAQAGFSGGINRTLLLTYTAGDIYEQRTAELIRTRLAEIGIKVEIRPMSWEEQWSLAQSGWKDPSVAQDLFIMYWWPTYITPYDFLYNMYSSESQLFNLAYYTNSEFDKIINDAHYWEGINPEKSLQLYYKAQKILYDDVPTIPLWDMVDVRVSTIRIGNLSDAINPAYPTVIFPQVLTVQY encoded by the coding sequence ATGCAACGTAGTGTGATATTAGTAATAGTGGTAGTGATCGTAGTTATAATTGTTGCTGGAGTATATTTTACTCAATTCTTAGTACCTTCAGTTACCACAACTACCACAACACCCTCACTAACCACTACGACGGTCTCACCAACTAAGACTTCTGTGACCTATGCTTCTTTGTCTGAAATGACCACAGCTGATCCTAGCACAGATTTTTCAAATTCAATACTTTGGATGGCTGTGGTTTATGAACCATTGCTTATTTATGATCCTTTGCAGAATAAATTTATACCTGCTTTAGCTCAAAGTTACGAAGTTAGTAATAATGGAACTATTTGGACTTTTCATTTGAGAAAAAATGCAAAATTCCACGATGGTGTTCCAGTAAATGCATTTGCTGTTAAGTTTTCAATCGAGAGAACTATAGCATTAGGTCAAGGAGCTGCATTCATATGGTCTCCTGTTGATAAAATTGAAACACCTGATAACTATACTGTAGTGTTTTATTTAAAGTATCCAGCTCCATTTGATAAAATAGTAGCTTCAGCTTACGGTGCATGGATATTTAGTCCAGAAGTTGTTAAGTATGCGAATGCCAAAAATTCTACTGATCCTAAAATTGCTGATTGGTTTAATGCTGGGCATGATGTAGGTTCTGGAGCTTATAAATTGGTTAAATGGGATCCAGAAAATGAGGTTATACTTGAGAAGTTTAATGAGTGGTGGGGCTGGAACGATCCAACATATCCATTAAAATCAAATAAAGCACCTGATATTTTCATAGTTAAGATTGTTAAGGATAGTGTAACTCAAGAGAGCTTGGTTGTAGCAGGAACAATAGATATAGCAGAATATGTGCCTTTAACAGATTTAGGTACACTAAAGAATAACCCTAATTTAAGAGTTGTGACTAAATCAAGTTTTCAAAATCTTCTCATGTTTATTAACACGAAGAAAGCACCATTGGATAATGTTTTAGTTAGAAAAGCTATTGCGCATGCCATACCATATAGTGATATAGTGAGTGTTGCAAGAAGTGGTTTAGCTGCTGTAGCTAGCGGTCCCATACCCCATGGTATGTGGGGTCATTTTGACAATCTAACTTATTCGTTTGATCTTAATTTGGCTAAACAATTACTTGCTCAAGCTGGGTTCTCAGGTGGGATAAATAGAACATTACTGTTAACTTATACGGCTGGTGATATTTATGAACAAAGGACTGCAGAACTAATAAGAACAAGATTAGCTGAAATAGGTATAAAGGTAGAAATTAGACCAATGAGCTGGGAAGAACAATGGTCTCTTGCTCAAAGTGGTTGGAAAGATCCCAGTGTTGCACAAGATCTTTTCATAATGTATTGGTGGCCTACATACATAACCCCATATGATTTCTTATACAACATGTATTCAAGTGAAAGTCAATTGTTCAACTTAGCATACTACACTAACTCAGAATTTGATAAAATAATTAATGATGCGCACTACTGGGAAGGGATTAATCCAGAAAAATCTCTTCAGCTCTATTATAAAGCTCAGAAGATTTTATATGATGACGTTCCAACTATTCCACTTTGGGATATGGTAGATGTAAGAGTGTCAACAATACGAATTGGTAATTTGAGCGATGCAATAAATCCTGCATATCCTACAGTGATATTCCCACAAGTATTAACTGTCCAGTATTAA